The following are encoded in a window of Mycoplasmopsis bovis PG45 genomic DNA:
- a CDS encoding aromatic motif membrane protein, translating into MIKNKKYFAFIIPSILPLVTLSSVSCNNKQEKAKASLTKNDNQSKSWDVFLKYDYVQSILNKAYGNNTELREKYINEQRNISPKYLEDVKSYLAYKNNIVSSFTSDDGYGNGKAYPIDELDSKLDEAYKKNWLWFLFNIDRFVFVLYDVSDQFRAVHDKANIDAQKSSVDLGAFHKPKTNDVAKFVFAKKDAESNEENVYLLLKDGNILQVDLTKDEKDPSKPANVSVFTYTFFYPSVLNNDTEIKNFDLYKYAKAELVHHNDNHSTFKTLFNEEFGGDPLRATLIDVDLSNNKN; encoded by the coding sequence ATGATAAAAAATAAAAAATATTTTGCTTTCATAATTCCTTCCATCTTGCCATTAGTTACTCTATCATCTGTATCATGCAACAACAAGCAAGAAAAAGCCAAAGCTAGTTTAACTAAAAATGATAACCAAAGTAAAAGTTGAGATGTGTTTTTGAAATATGACTATGTTCAGAGCATTTTAAACAAAGCATATGGAAATAACACAGAACTAAGAGAAAAATATATTAATGAACAAAGAAACATATCCCCAAAATATTTAGAGGACGTAAAATCTTACTTAGCATACAAAAACAATATCGTAAGTAGTTTTACATCTGATGATGGCTATGGCAACGGTAAAGCATATCCTATTGATGAATTAGACTCAAAATTGGATGAAGCATACAAAAAAAACTGATTATGATTCTTATTTAACATAGATAGATTTGTGTTTGTTTTGTATGATGTGTCTGATCAATTTAGGGCAGTGCATGATAAAGCAAATATTGATGCTCAAAAAAGCAGTGTTGACCTTGGTGCCTTTCATAAACCAAAAACAAATGATGTTGCAAAATTTGTTTTTGCCAAAAAAGACGCTGAAAGCAATGAAGAGAATGTCTATCTACTTTTAAAAGATGGAAACATTCTACAAGTCGATTTAACAAAAGATGAAAAAGACCCATCAAAACCTGCGAATGTTTCTGTGTTTACATATACATTTTTCTATCCAAGTGTTTTAAATAATGACACAGAAATTAAGAATTTTGATCTTTACAAATATGCTAAAGCAGAATTAGTTCATCATAATGATAATCACTCAACATTTAAAACCTTATTCAACGAAGAATTTGGTGGTGACCCGTTAAGAGCAACACTTATTGATGTAGACTTAAGCAATAATAAAAATTAA
- a CDS encoding aromatic motif membrane protein produces MKIRKLIFVAPVSTIPIAISSVSCIKTSDLNVSSALSLHIPKQFDIIPQVTSKKDKVTENIIKSLLTLTFEDDIVRKNEYIKSQENEEKLFNEVKELSKKIPLFVKKKNDDKPGKNHFDIVEKHYEELNNFYSKNWLFMLKNIDKFVIRPFKVWTLEKSDNAKHTNDFLDKSKEQNPGLDGFSFFNKNLDSLVQGGESAHTPGRKVMYIKKDKLIIRVIISKDDKDPFKIDKFIHFSLHSKDTKISIKLISDIIHSGTYHKDQNGFISFEKDLVESNYSYPFISTLTLGGNTNDKK; encoded by the coding sequence ATGAAAATTAGAAAATTAATTTTTGTAGCACCTGTTTCTACTATACCTATAGCAATTTCGTCTGTTTCATGCATAAAAACTTCTGATTTGAATGTTTCTTCTGCTCTTTCATTGCATATCCCAAAACAATTTGACATTATTCCTCAAGTAACTAGTAAAAAAGATAAAGTTACTGAGAATATAATAAAAAGTCTTTTAACTCTTACTTTTGAAGATGATATAGTCAGAAAAAATGAGTATATTAAGTCTCAGGAAAATGAAGAAAAATTATTTAATGAAGTCAAAGAACTAAGCAAAAAAATTCCTCTTTTTGTTAAAAAGAAAAATGACGATAAGCCCGGAAAAAATCATTTTGATATAGTCGAAAAACATTATGAGGAATTAAATAATTTTTACTCTAAAAACTGATTATTTATGCTTAAAAATATTGATAAATTTGTTATTAGACCATTCAAAGTTTGAACATTAGAAAAATCAGACAATGCAAAACATACTAATGATTTTTTAGACAAAAGTAAAGAACAAAACCCTGGATTAGATGGCTTTTCATTTTTTAACAAAAATCTTGACTCGTTAGTTCAAGGTGGTGAATCAGCACATACCCCTGGACGTAAAGTAATGTATATTAAAAAAGACAAGCTTATTATAAGAGTAATAATTTCAAAAGATGACAAAGACCCCTTTAAAATAGATAAATTTATTCACTTTAGTTTGCATTCAAAAGATACAAAAATCTCAATTAAATTAATCTCAGACATTATTCACTCAGGAACATATCACAAAGATCAAAATGGTTTTATTAGCTTTGAAAAAGATTTAGTTGAAAGTAACTATAGCTACCCATTTATTTCAACTCTTACTTTAGGGGGAAATACTAATGATAAAAAATAA
- a CDS encoding phospho-sugar mutase has protein sequence MNKLEFGTAGIRGKIGSGIEHLNIAHVRRIINGYAKYLVNKYHNQEIKIVIGRDNRRKSYSFALCSAQILDSYGIKVYFSKEICPTPFVSFSIMHFKAHGGINITASHNPKEYNGIKLYNELGFQMLPEEINEITSYCEEYERYDETYKTANNVKKTDFNNLEFISNRVKNEYLSSVAQIADNLNDSINLVPKNIKIVYSPLHGTGAKFVPKLFNKLFAKSNESTNNSIFYVKEHMKIDANFKYVQYPNPEKHSAYELLIKLGKVKKADILLMSDPDSDRVGLAVWHNNDYRILNGNETAIIIYKFLLDLAKCSIKQPNEYYIVYSFVSSNIPEILALREGINSVVVPTGFKWIGKVINKLSKQNKKFMFAFEESYGSLINENLSKDKDALQSIAILTKMASYYKKQNKTLIDLLNEVYESVGYVASENVEIEVDENVDLQLLQNRFKELNFEDKIVEDFNLKTDFMKSNMIQIKFKKDNSWLALRPSGTEPKIKFYIFAFDKTIELATEKLNRFKATIKSIL, from the coding sequence ATGAATAAATTGGAATTTGGAACAGCAGGAATCCGTGGAAAAATTGGCTCTGGAATAGAGCACTTAAATATTGCTCATGTAAGAAGAATTATTAATGGATATGCTAAGTATTTAGTAAACAAATATCATAATCAAGAAATAAAAATCGTTATAGGTAGAGACAACAGACGTAAATCCTATAGTTTTGCACTTTGCAGCGCACAAATTTTAGACTCTTATGGAATTAAGGTTTACTTTTCAAAAGAGATATGTCCAACTCCTTTTGTGAGTTTTTCAATTATGCATTTTAAAGCCCACGGAGGGATAAATATAACCGCTAGCCATAACCCTAAAGAATATAATGGAATTAAGCTTTACAATGAACTTGGCTTTCAAATGCTTCCTGAAGAAATTAATGAAATTACTAGTTATTGTGAAGAGTATGAAAGGTATGATGAAACCTATAAAACAGCCAATAACGTTAAAAAAACTGATTTTAATAATCTAGAATTTATATCAAATAGGGTTAAAAATGAGTATCTTAGCTCTGTTGCACAAATAGCAGATAATTTAAATGACTCAATTAATTTAGTTCCTAAAAATATTAAAATAGTTTACTCTCCATTACATGGAACAGGAGCAAAGTTTGTTCCTAAATTGTTCAATAAATTATTTGCAAAATCTAACGAAAGTACAAACAACAGCATTTTCTACGTTAAAGAACATATGAAAATCGATGCTAATTTTAAATATGTTCAATACCCAAATCCTGAAAAACATTCAGCTTATGAATTATTAATTAAATTAGGTAAAGTAAAAAAGGCAGACATTCTATTAATGAGCGATCCTGATAGTGATAGGGTTGGCCTTGCTGTATGACATAATAATGATTATAGAATTTTAAATGGTAATGAGACAGCTATTATCATTTATAAATTTTTGTTAGATTTAGCTAAATGCTCTATAAAACAGCCTAATGAGTATTACATTGTTTACTCTTTCGTATCATCAAATATTCCTGAAATACTTGCTTTAAGGGAAGGAATTAATTCAGTAGTAGTTCCAACAGGATTTAAGTGAATTGGCAAAGTAATTAATAAGTTGTCAAAGCAAAATAAAAAATTTATGTTTGCTTTCGAGGAAAGTTATGGTTCGCTAATTAATGAAAATCTTTCAAAAGACAAAGATGCATTACAATCAATTGCAATTCTTACAAAGATGGCTTCATATTACAAAAAACAAAACAAAACATTAATAGACTTATTAAATGAAGTGTATGAATCTGTTGGATATGTAGCAAGTGAAAATGTTGAAATCGAAGTAGATGAAAATGTTGATTTGCAGTTATTACAAAACAGATTTAAAGAACTAAATTTTGAAGACAAAATAGTTGAAGACTTTAATTTAAAAACAGACTTTATGAAATCCAATATGATTCAAATTAAGTTCAAAAAAGACAATTCCTGATTAGCACTAAGACCATCAGGAACTGAACCTAAAATAAAGTTTTATATTTTTGCTTTTGATAAAACAATTGAATTAGCAACAGAAAAATTAAATAGATTTAAAGCGACAATAAAGTCTATTTTATAG